In Paenibacillus algicola, a genomic segment contains:
- a CDS encoding helix-turn-helix domain-containing protein codes for MKLNGYLQRLIAFTLLLSMLPVAILGIFSYFKSSSDIQDKVNDGNMLRLKQTQMTVEQVLKTVEHTAVRFANSPLVNDHIDVSLTPHEFGIVGDLMNELTTLSGGQLQYMDPVLISVREGWAVSDDGLSPMADKIGYDELNYYLERPGQSFWISEAGDPFTGSQAGDINLVIKVPLNDRNPSGLLLVRTSSGDVNRHIFKSQRSGSIMVLDHQDRVLLSETELAIGDNAARHGFFQDIQNTGLTSGYTESDVGEERSAISFIESSYNGWSYLSIVSIDDITSESRMIGWLTLVICVVTLLFTSLISFFGSFRMYQPIRSLYDLSAQMTGTTEPLARGGDEFRIISERIQRLDMNRSRLTEQLDRQVEQLNEFFMLKLLHGEIPRKDIGERLHMFGYDESTMHQCVLAIQIDTLEGTLYEEKDKDLMLFAMKNIVTELAPSQGLHACMVTGHSVIVVRGSNQSSKEQFLQELYAEAETFQKEIKHYLKLKASIGISRVYSDFEQLPLAYSESVEALKYRMKLGYESILFIEDMTSGGGNLAYPEQLENRLLDAVKETNADQAVTLLEEWVNELFRTELKIDEYRLSLVRLLTQIMRIVQDSGESLRWQDQENKSVIDQLFELNSRHDILEWFRDTVIAPAVTLLDERRGEKYKSISDEVIRIIHEEYDTDLTLEECAARLHYHPSYIWRILRKESGISFSEYLAQHRLKMAKQWLEETEMTITEIAERLRYNNAQNFIRYFKKMEGVSPGKYRKQHHDPDAS; via the coding sequence ATGAAGCTGAATGGTTATCTGCAGAGATTGATTGCGTTTACTTTGCTGCTGAGCATGCTGCCTGTCGCCATTCTTGGTATTTTTTCTTACTTTAAATCGTCATCAGACATTCAGGACAAGGTTAATGACGGAAACATGCTGCGCCTGAAGCAGACGCAGATGACCGTGGAGCAGGTGCTGAAGACGGTGGAGCATACCGCGGTGCGGTTTGCCAATTCCCCGCTGGTGAATGACCATATTGACGTGTCTTTAACGCCGCATGAGTTTGGCATCGTTGGCGATTTAATGAACGAGCTGACGACGCTGTCAGGCGGCCAGCTTCAATATATGGACCCGGTTCTGATCAGTGTACGGGAGGGCTGGGCCGTCAGTGATGACGGTCTGAGCCCTATGGCCGACAAGATCGGATACGATGAGCTGAATTATTATTTGGAGCGTCCGGGACAGTCCTTCTGGATCAGTGAGGCCGGCGATCCCTTCACGGGCAGTCAGGCCGGAGATATTAATCTCGTCATCAAAGTTCCACTCAATGACCGCAACCCGTCCGGCCTGCTGCTGGTGCGCACGTCGTCGGGAGACGTGAACCGCCACATTTTCAAGAGCCAGCGCTCCGGGAGCATTATGGTTCTGGACCATCAGGATCGGGTGCTGCTGTCCGAAACCGAGCTGGCTATAGGAGACAATGCGGCGCGCCATGGCTTCTTTCAGGATATTCAGAATACTGGCCTCACATCCGGCTACACCGAAAGTGATGTTGGCGAGGAGCGTTCAGCCATTAGCTTTATTGAGTCCAGCTATAATGGCTGGTCCTATCTATCCATCGTTTCGATTGATGATATCACGAGCGAATCGCGCATGATCGGCTGGCTGACGCTGGTTATCTGTGTCGTGACCCTGCTGTTCACGTCGCTGATCTCCTTCTTCGGCTCCTTCCGAATGTATCAGCCGATCCGGAGTCTGTATGATCTGTCTGCGCAGATGACCGGGACGACAGAGCCGCTCGCCCGGGGCGGGGATGAGTTCCGGATTATTAGCGAGCGGATCCAGCGGCTGGATATGAACCGGAGCCGCCTGACGGAGCAGCTGGACCGGCAGGTGGAGCAGCTGAACGAATTTTTTATGCTGAAGCTGCTGCACGGCGAAATTCCCCGCAAGGACATCGGAGAACGGCTCCATATGTTCGGATACGATGAATCCACCATGCACCAGTGTGTGCTGGCCATTCAGATTGATACACTGGAAGGCACTCTGTACGAAGAGAAGGATAAGGATTTAATGCTCTTCGCTATGAAAAATATAGTGACCGAGCTTGCGCCATCCCAAGGACTGCATGCCTGCATGGTGACGGGACATAGCGTAATTGTGGTGCGCGGCAGCAATCAATCCTCGAAGGAGCAGTTTCTTCAGGAGCTGTATGCCGAGGCGGAGACGTTCCAGAAGGAGATCAAGCATTATTTGAAGCTGAAGGCCAGCATTGGCATCAGCAGGGTATACAGCGACTTCGAACAGCTGCCTTTGGCCTATAGTGAAAGCGTAGAGGCGCTCAAATACCGGATGAAGCTGGGCTATGAGTCCATTCTGTTTATTGAGGATATGACCTCAGGCGGCGGCAATCTGGCTTATCCGGAGCAGCTGGAGAACCGGCTGCTGGATGCCGTGAAGGAGACCAATGCCGATCAGGCCGTGACGCTGCTGGAGGAATGGGTCAATGAGCTGTTCCGGACAGAGCTGAAAATTGATGAATACCGGCTGTCCTTGGTGCGGCTGCTGACCCAGATTATGCGCATTGTGCAGGATTCCGGGGAATCGCTGCGTTGGCAGGATCAGGAGAACAAGTCGGTCATTGACCAGCTGTTTGAGCTGAACAGCAGACACGATATTCTGGAGTGGTTCCGGGATACCGTCATTGCCCCGGCAGTTACACTGCTGGATGAACGGCGGGGCGAGAAATACAAGTCGATTTCCGATGAGGTCATCCGTATCATTCATGAGGAATACGACACCGATCTGACACTGGAGGAGTGTGCAGCCCGGCTCCACTATCATCCCAGCTACATTTGGCGCATCCTGCGGAAGGAGTCCGGCATCAGCTTCAGTGAATACCTGGCTCAGCACCGGCTGAAGATGGCCAAGCAGTGGCTGGAGGAAACGGAAATGACAATTACAGAAATTGCCGAGCGGCTTCGTTACAACAATGCCCAGAACTTTATTCGCTACTTCAAGAAAATGGAGGGCGTATCGCCCGGCAAATACAGAAAGCAGCATCATGATCCCGATGCCTCCTGA
- a CDS encoding polysaccharide lyase 8 family protein, giving the protein MFDMLLERWRFLLVGGAAAESGRSPARGNDGDKQSQGVTRFVQSMTPGHGETLWSDLPKLINAADLHHNYSRLYEMTLALETAGSPLYQDSALEQSILQGLEWMYEHRYNEQVPTYGNWWYWEIGSPLLLVNILCLMKERLTPERMVQYLRPVHRFVPNPMIMRTADLPEPYLSTGANRVWKSRAFLFYSLLHEDAEGIAAARDALSPVFGTVSAGDGFYPDGSFIQHKKFPYTGGYGKSLLKELAELTFVLQGSQWTISKEQADEMAGWVQHSFAPFIFRGLMMEMVRGRELSRQTPGSHANVQAVAVASLQLAKAASPEPAAWLRSQAKQWLLALSEGWGDIGLGPAAASLAQEVLQDESIEPAEEKVFCKVFASMDRAVSRAPGHALGVSMFSERIGSYESINGENLKGWYTAHGMTYLYNSDLRVYADGFWPTVNPHRLPGTTVSTVPRQNGFGLNRPLLGQFAGGVQCGQDSGLVGMELVEPDEFRARKSWFLFGEVYVCLGTVLEGAAGATETIVDNRMLNQEGSNVLLIDGQEGVKESGDTLASSPAWMHLSGSVPGADVGYVFPDAGLLQVLREARSGSWRELDNKGSAELVTRHYLTAWFEHDATAKDEGYAYMLLPGASPQETARYAAEPGIHILACTREVHAAAEPGQGRLAAFFWEDGVKSAGPITCDRRASVMVKESEERIEVCVADPTHAEEGTIELELAIPAGREVIACSEWIAVTQLQPTVKLTFQRKGAKGATQCVVFSKIEAS; this is encoded by the coding sequence ATGTTTGATATGCTGCTGGAACGGTGGAGATTTCTGCTGGTTGGCGGAGCGGCTGCAGAGTCAGGCCGCTCCCCGGCCCGCGGGAATGACGGAGATAAGCAGAGCCAGGGAGTGACCCGCTTTGTACAGTCAATGACACCTGGCCACGGGGAAACACTGTGGAGCGATCTGCCGAAGCTCATCAATGCGGCCGATCTGCACCATAATTACTCCCGGCTTTACGAAATGACGCTGGCACTGGAAACCGCCGGCTCGCCGCTTTATCAAGACAGCGCTTTAGAGCAGTCGATACTGCAGGGCCTGGAATGGATGTATGAGCACCGCTACAACGAGCAGGTACCGACTTACGGCAATTGGTGGTACTGGGAGATTGGCTCGCCGCTGCTTCTGGTCAATATCCTCTGCCTGATGAAGGAGCGGCTGACGCCGGAGAGAATGGTTCAATATCTTCGTCCCGTGCACCGGTTTGTGCCGAATCCGATGATAATGCGGACGGCCGATCTGCCGGAGCCTTATCTCTCTACCGGTGCGAATCGGGTATGGAAATCCCGCGCCTTTCTATTCTACTCCTTGCTGCATGAAGATGCAGAAGGAATTGCTGCGGCAAGAGATGCGCTTTCGCCAGTTTTTGGAACCGTTTCCGCAGGGGACGGCTTCTACCCGGACGGATCATTTATTCAGCACAAGAAATTTCCGTACACCGGCGGGTATGGCAAATCGCTGCTGAAGGAGCTGGCAGAGCTGACCTTTGTGCTGCAGGGCTCGCAGTGGACGATCTCCAAAGAACAGGCGGATGAGATGGCCGGCTGGGTCCAGCATTCCTTCGCTCCCTTTATCTTCCGAGGGCTCATGATGGAGATGGTTCGGGGCAGGGAGCTGTCGCGCCAGACTCCGGGAAGCCACGCCAATGTTCAGGCGGTGGCCGTGGCGTCGCTGCAGCTGGCTAAAGCCGCTTCACCGGAGCCTGCCGCCTGGCTGCGCAGCCAGGCCAAGCAATGGCTGCTAGCACTCTCCGAGGGCTGGGGGGATATCGGCCTGGGGCCTGCCGCGGCTTCTCTCGCTCAGGAGGTGCTTCAAGACGAAAGTATTGAGCCGGCCGAAGAGAAGGTCTTCTGCAAGGTGTTTGCCAGCATGGACCGGGCCGTATCGAGAGCACCGGGCCATGCCCTGGGCGTAAGTATGTTCTCCGAGCGGATCGGCAGCTATGAATCCATCAATGGCGAGAACTTAAAGGGCTGGTACACTGCCCATGGCATGACGTACTTGTATAACTCCGATTTACGGGTATACGCTGATGGCTTCTGGCCTACGGTGAATCCGCACCGGCTGCCGGGGACGACCGTGAGCACGGTGCCAAGGCAGAACGGCTTCGGGCTGAACCGTCCGCTGCTGGGACAGTTTGCCGGCGGCGTGCAATGCGGACAGGACAGCGGTCTGGTCGGTATGGAGCTCGTAGAGCCGGATGAATTCCGGGCCCGGAAATCCTGGTTTCTGTTCGGAGAAGTCTACGTTTGCCTGGGAACGGTGCTGGAAGGAGCAGCCGGGGCGACCGAAACGATCGTGGACAACCGGATGCTGAATCAAGAGGGCAGTAACGTGCTTCTGATCGACGGACAGGAGGGTGTGAAGGAATCCGGTGACACCTTGGCGTCAAGCCCAGCGTGGATGCATCTGTCCGGCAGTGTTCCGGGAGCCGATGTAGGCTACGTATTCCCGGATGCCGGCCTCCTGCAGGTGCTGAGAGAAGCCCGGAGCGGCAGCTGGAGAGAGCTGGATAACAAGGGCTCGGCGGAATTGGTTACCAGACATTATCTCACAGCCTGGTTTGAGCACGATGCGACGGCAAAGGATGAGGGCTATGCCTATATGCTGCTGCCTGGGGCCAGCCCGCAGGAAACAGCCCGCTATGCCGCCGAACCAGGCATCCACATCTTGGCCTGCACCCGCGAGGTCCACGCGGCAGCGGAGCCGGGGCAAGGCAGGCTCGCCGCCTTCTTCTGGGAGGACGGGGTGAAATCGGCGGGACCGATCACTTGTGACCGGCGTGCCAGTGTCATGGTGAAGGAAAGCGAAGAACGTATTGAAGTGTGTGTTGCGGATCCGACGCATGCCGAGGAAGGAACCATCGAGCTGGAGCTCGCCATTCCAGCCGGACGGGAGGTGATCGCCTGCAGTGAATGGATCGCCGTGACCCAGCTACAGCCCACGGTGAAGCTAACGTTTCAAAGGAAAGGGGCAAAAGGTGCGACACAATGCGTCGTATTTTCGAAAATCGAAGCATCCTGA
- a CDS encoding extracellular solute-binding protein: MITLGRTWRGLWTLAGILLLMAGLMSGCSEESNEAAVGSSREGGAGSGNEPFPMKLMIPGLNAENPGKDNAFHQAIEQYTNSSLDITWVPQDTYDEKSNLLMVSGELPDLMYVKSMKSSSFLNAIKAGAFWEIGPELKNYPNLSQANEEILDNLAIDGKVYAVYRHSAPAQVGVTYRKDWLERLGLSEPRTPEEFYKLLKAFKENDPDQNGKDDTYGFIYWKEDFLSMFRILANWYGSPNIWGVDENGELIPDFVTKEYMDALNFMKRLYDEELMNPNFAVLAGAKANDMFLAGEGGAMFSSLNNPAAWSLAGKTEPGAELGVFSTLEAGYGKRARAGSGYLGVYMIPKRSVQTEEQFHRILQFLDQMNDAPMQNLLEYGIEGRHYKVEDGKAVMLDTELMQSEIMDYKHLQLKVAMNLLPAGGLHPVQEKVEELKAANEEYAVYNPAQPFDSNTYTKQGQQLDDMRYDMMAKYVMGDLDAEGYQKAVQKWMDAGGSKVIEELNQQYRRSKK; the protein is encoded by the coding sequence ATGATCACACTAGGGCGAACATGGAGAGGGCTTTGGACCTTGGCAGGGATACTCCTGCTAATGGCCGGCCTGATGTCCGGCTGCTCGGAGGAAAGCAATGAGGCGGCTGTGGGAAGCAGCCGGGAAGGCGGAGCCGGCTCCGGGAATGAGCCTTTCCCTATGAAGCTGATGATCCCCGGTCTCAATGCCGAGAATCCGGGCAAGGACAATGCGTTTCATCAAGCCATTGAGCAGTATACGAATAGTAGTCTGGACATCACCTGGGTGCCGCAGGATACCTATGACGAGAAGAGCAATCTGCTCATGGTTTCCGGCGAGCTGCCTGACCTGATGTATGTAAAGAGCATGAAGTCCTCCAGCTTTTTGAATGCTATTAAAGCGGGAGCATTTTGGGAGATTGGACCCGAGCTCAAGAACTATCCGAACCTGAGTCAGGCCAATGAAGAGATTCTGGACAACCTGGCGATTGACGGAAAGGTGTATGCCGTTTACCGGCACTCTGCGCCGGCGCAGGTCGGGGTCACGTACCGGAAAGACTGGCTGGAGCGGCTTGGATTATCAGAGCCCCGGACGCCGGAGGAGTTCTACAAGCTGCTGAAGGCGTTCAAGGAGAACGATCCGGACCAGAACGGCAAGGATGATACGTACGGCTTTATTTACTGGAAAGAGGACTTTCTGTCGATGTTCCGCATTCTGGCCAATTGGTATGGCAGTCCGAATATTTGGGGTGTGGACGAGAACGGAGAGCTCATCCCGGATTTTGTGACCAAAGAATATATGGATGCTCTCAATTTCATGAAAAGGCTGTATGACGAAGAGCTGATGAATCCTAACTTTGCCGTCCTTGCCGGAGCCAAAGCGAATGATATGTTTCTTGCCGGCGAGGGAGGAGCCATGTTCAGCTCTCTCAACAATCCGGCGGCCTGGTCGCTTGCCGGCAAGACAGAGCCGGGCGCAGAGCTGGGCGTATTCTCCACATTGGAAGCCGGATACGGGAAAAGAGCGCGGGCCGGCAGCGGATATCTCGGGGTCTATATGATTCCCAAGCGCTCCGTCCAGACAGAGGAGCAATTTCATCGCATTCTGCAATTCCTGGACCAGATGAATGATGCACCGATGCAGAACCTGCTGGAGTACGGAATCGAGGGCAGGCACTACAAGGTGGAGGACGGCAAGGCCGTCATGCTGGACACCGAGCTGATGCAGAGTGAGATTATGGATTACAAGCATCTGCAGCTAAAGGTAGCGATGAATTTGCTGCCGGCGGGAGGACTGCATCCCGTGCAGGAGAAGGTGGAGGAGCTAAAGGCAGCCAATGAGGAGTATGCCGTGTACAATCCGGCGCAGCCGTTTGATTCCAATACCTACACAAAGCAGGGACAGCAGCTGGATGATATGCGATATGACATGATGGCGAAATATGTGATGGGCGATCTGGATGCCGAAGGCTACCAGAAGGCTGTGCAGAAATGGATGGATGCCGGGGGCAGCAAGGTCATAGAGGAGCTGAACCAGCAGTACCGGCGGTCGAAGAAATAA
- a CDS encoding 4'-phosphopantetheinyl transferase family protein: MLMYAVHVGNGYASSQLEAGLSLLSRDKERRIRQLVRREDQVRSTAGQLLSAWLISAYRGVFPESSQLTRTTYGKPYWLADPECCFNISHSGEWVVGVIGGVPVGIDVEEVQDIDLSVSDMVFSAPEREALSARKGADAREYFYTLWTCKESCLKAMGTGFSYPPRDITIQPEAGHLHIQDGDRLIPYTLRMYDALGSGYKLAVCARGMGSKLPLQPEMLDAGELLEACCLQRLDDTLCK, encoded by the coding sequence ATGCTGATGTATGCAGTGCATGTGGGGAACGGCTACGCTTCCTCTCAGCTGGAAGCCGGCTTGTCCCTTCTCAGCCGTGACAAAGAGAGGCGGATACGTCAGCTTGTCCGCCGGGAGGATCAGGTTCGAAGCACCGCCGGCCAGCTGCTGTCGGCCTGGCTCATCTCGGCATACAGGGGCGTATTTCCAGAGAGCAGCCAGCTGACAAGGACGACTTATGGCAAGCCATACTGGCTTGCGGATCCGGAATGCTGCTTTAACATTTCCCATTCCGGGGAGTGGGTGGTCGGTGTCATCGGCGGGGTTCCGGTCGGAATCGATGTTGAAGAGGTACAGGACATAGATCTCTCCGTGTCAGACATGGTGTTCTCAGCCCCGGAGCGAGAGGCGCTGTCAGCCCGGAAGGGTGCCGACGCGAGAGAATACTTCTATACGCTTTGGACGTGCAAGGAAAGCTGCCTGAAGGCGATGGGTACGGGATTCTCCTACCCGCCCCGCGACATTACGATTCAACCTGAAGCCGGGCATCTGCACATTCAGGACGGAGACCGCCTGATTCCCTATACCTTAAGAATGTATGACGCGCTGGGCAGCGGCTACAAGCTCGCAGTATGTGCCAGGGGCATGGGCAGTAAGCTGCCGCTGCAGCCTGAAATGCTGGATGCCGGGGAGCTGCTGGAGGCGTGCTGCCTGCAGCGCCTGGATGATACTTTGTGCAAATAA
- a CDS encoding sugar-binding protein: protein MNSSFMKTISIMLVICLSLSWIGTTNTAVEAQGNPPLLFNDFEDGNTSDWNLPSGFALHTDNGNKMLRYVYQSGSSTRKYAVAGSSDWSQYAVEAKLQSSSDSNSIGVYARYGGENNHYLLRLDTGSDTLSLVKKLNGNATLLDSAPVVLDLNTLYTVKLAVDGNQLTGYVDGAPLLSATDSSLTKGKIAIGGYSKSSYSVDDVLVSDLRTAVSIDVQPDSPVLLVDEVRKLSSTVLDQGGQPMNDAAVSWSSDDAAIAAVDSAGNVTAVAAGTTTIRASFNNLEATAAVTVQELEEELPLELKRTLQPIAVDGVLDESVWNLDRTARKAVLGTSGNTVNFGTLWDDKYLYVGVKVFDDQLYSDSEDSYENDSVEVFIDGDHNHGSTYDVNDWHFRKGYNDDALFERLNERIGVQHASAAIPGGYAVELAIPWLNLGLTAEAGLDFGFDLAVNDDDNGGAREAQLVWNGIADNYKNTVAFGDATLLADTVGTAVTVPAPAAVDRYVTPQGAGTKDGSSWANALAGDQVGGLQAAWDATGDANTLYIGSGTYTVPQTLTLTRGGTDRENWKKLQGVDTGAGVPIFQGDWSLQNQVNRSLIDVPLGVSYWQIEDIVIENYYYGIYANGQHTGIRVVDVDMHNMSDGVYLWGRATRSNPDAGSHDIMIKGGTYTNYTKSAVRFRNGNYLASVIGVTADAGGQANFTSGSFPMGFRIGNSPESEYIFDHDIVFQDVVSSNSWHENGSSNYWNGDGFSAERQVYNLTYVRSKAFDSTDGGWDDKSINPVFIDTVAFGNKRNYRIWSADKAVFMRAIGGYSYKRGGNSDSIGLWVGSAVGKAEMYYSTLYNNAQSEISLEGPTNQVDLYNSIIGDSRGGDLYTLNGGQVNAYQTEEYSAGIQGTDPQLVNGSNANWKGDSTDFNSQLYGASKGYHYPGPSTAPYTVQISTSSIALDSFEQLTVHAQVLDPSGQPVSDPEEVIWYSDDASLARLLQSRGAEAVIEGLSAGSTELVAMYKGAEAKVTVSVTE from the coding sequence ATGAATTCATCATTTATGAAAACGATTTCGATTATGCTTGTGATCTGTCTGTCATTATCCTGGATTGGAACTACAAATACTGCAGTAGAGGCTCAGGGAAATCCCCCTTTGCTGTTTAATGATTTTGAGGACGGGAATACCTCAGATTGGAACCTTCCTTCTGGTTTTGCCCTGCATACCGACAATGGAAACAAAATGCTCCGGTATGTATATCAGTCTGGCAGCTCTACGCGCAAGTATGCGGTAGCGGGCAGCTCGGACTGGAGCCAGTACGCGGTGGAGGCGAAGCTTCAAAGCTCCTCGGACAGCAACAGTATTGGCGTGTATGCCAGATATGGGGGAGAAAATAACCACTATCTGCTTCGGCTGGATACAGGGAGCGACACACTCTCTCTTGTCAAAAAGCTGAACGGTAACGCGACATTGCTGGATTCGGCGCCTGTCGTGCTCGATCTGAACACGCTGTATACCGTCAAGCTTGCTGTAGACGGAAACCAGCTCACAGGCTATGTAGACGGGGCGCCGCTGCTTTCGGCAACGGACAGCTCGCTCACCAAGGGCAAGATTGCCATTGGCGGCTACAGCAAGTCCAGCTACAGCGTGGATGACGTTCTGGTCAGCGACCTGAGAACGGCCGTGTCCATCGACGTTCAGCCTGACAGTCCGGTACTGCTCGTGGATGAGGTCCGCAAGCTGAGCTCGACGGTGCTGGATCAGGGCGGACAGCCGATGAACGACGCAGCGGTAAGCTGGAGCAGTGATGATGCTGCAATAGCAGCCGTAGACAGCGCCGGTAACGTGACGGCTGTGGCTGCAGGCACAACAACGATCCGTGCTTCCTTTAACAATCTGGAGGCTACCGCAGCGGTAACGGTGCAGGAGCTGGAGGAAGAGCTTCCGCTGGAGCTGAAGCGTACGCTGCAGCCGATCGCGGTCGATGGCGTGCTGGATGAAAGCGTCTGGAATCTGGACCGCACGGCACGCAAAGCCGTTCTGGGCACCAGCGGCAATACGGTAAACTTCGGGACGCTCTGGGATGACAAATACTTATACGTAGGTGTGAAGGTGTTTGATGATCAGCTCTACAGTGATTCCGAGGATTCCTACGAGAATGACTCTGTCGAGGTGTTTATCGACGGTGACCACAATCACGGCTCGACCTATGATGTGAATGATTGGCATTTCCGTAAAGGGTATAACGATGATGCGCTCTTCGAGCGATTGAATGAGCGGATCGGCGTGCAGCATGCCTCCGCCGCGATTCCTGGCGGGTACGCAGTCGAGCTGGCCATTCCTTGGCTGAATCTCGGTCTGACGGCAGAGGCAGGCCTTGATTTCGGATTTGATCTTGCCGTCAATGACGACGATAACGGCGGTGCAAGGGAAGCGCAGCTCGTCTGGAACGGCATTGCAGATAACTACAAGAATACGGTCGCTTTCGGCGACGCCACCTTGCTGGCGGACACGGTAGGCACGGCGGTTACAGTACCGGCTCCGGCGGCGGTAGACCGGTACGTGACGCCGCAGGGCGCAGGTACGAAGGATGGCAGCAGCTGGGCAAATGCCTTGGCCGGAGATCAGGTCGGCGGCCTTCAGGCAGCCTGGGATGCTACCGGGGATGCCAACACGCTGTATATCGGCAGCGGCACCTACACCGTTCCGCAAACCTTGACCCTGACTCGTGGCGGTACGGACCGGGAGAACTGGAAGAAGCTCCAGGGTGTCGATACCGGTGCCGGGGTGCCTATATTCCAGGGAGACTGGTCGCTGCAAAATCAAGTCAACCGTTCGCTGATTGATGTGCCGCTGGGCGTCAGCTACTGGCAGATCGAGGACATTGTGATCGAAAATTATTATTATGGCATCTATGCGAATGGACAGCATACCGGCATCCGCGTCGTGGATGTGGATATGCATAATATGAGCGACGGTGTGTACTTGTGGGGCCGGGCAACCCGTTCCAATCCGGACGCGGGCTCCCATGATATTATGATCAAGGGCGGCACATATACGAATTACACGAAAAGTGCAGTTCGATTCCGTAACGGCAACTATTTGGCCAGTGTTATTGGCGTAACGGCAGATGCCGGCGGTCAGGCTAACTTCACATCCGGCAGCTTCCCTATGGGCTTCAGAATCGGTAACTCGCCGGAATCGGAATATATTTTTGACCATGATATCGTGTTCCAGGATGTCGTGAGCAGCAACAGCTGGCATGAGAATGGCAGCAGTAATTACTGGAATGGAGACGGCTTTAGTGCGGAGCGGCAGGTATATAACCTGACCTATGTACGCAGCAAGGCGTTTGACAGCACGGACGGCGGCTGGGATGACAAGTCGATCAATCCGGTGTTTATTGATACAGTGGCCTTCGGCAACAAGCGGAATTACCGGATCTGGTCTGCCGATAAGGCGGTATTTATGAGAGCGATCGGCGGTTATTCCTACAAGCGCGGCGGTAACAGTGACTCCATCGGGCTGTGGGTCGGCAGCGCAGTCGGCAAAGCTGAAATGTACTACAGCACCCTGTACAACAATGCGCAGTCCGAGATTTCCCTGGAGGGCCCGACCAACCAGGTAGATCTGTACAACTCCATCATCGGCGACAGCCGGGGAGGAGACCTGTACACGCTGAACGGCGGTCAGGTGAATGCTTATCAGACTGAGGAGTACTCCGCAGGAATTCAAGGCACGGACCCGCAGCTGGTGAATGGCTCGAATGCGAACTGGAAAGGCGACAGCACGGATTTCAACAGCCAGCTGTACGGCGCTTCCAAGGGCTATCATTATCCGGGACCGAGCACGGCACCGTACACTGTACAGATCAGTACCTCTAGCATTGCACTGGATTCATTCGAGCAGTTGACCGTCCATGCACAGGTGCTGGATCCATCGGGGCAGCCGGTGAGCGATCCGGAGGAAGTCATCTGGTACAGCGATGACGCAAGCCTGGCACGGCTGCTGCAATCCCGCGGCGCTGAAGCTGTCATTGAGGGCTTGAGCGCGGGCAGCACCGAGCTGGTAGCGATGTATAAAGGAGCCGAGGCGAAAGTCACGGTGTCCGTGACGGAATAA
- a CDS encoding glycoside hydrolase family 88 protein, with the protein MNTMEQSQLLERLLHRVEGIESDVWRLRMDFWEWNSGVCLFGIIKAYEATGEKKYLSFLSEWYDRNVEQRKTGSVNTVIPANVALLLLKETGDAKYAAICEEYADWCLNVSLKTTNGGLAHVWSEGGLEDYKNQLWIDSLFMAGLFMLRYGAWSRNEKLLAAGKEQFDIHIRSQFDPEAGLFYHGYHCLEQKPLGEFWGRGNGWAAASLIELIENQGVDSEEGRYVEVFQRLMEKGYQLRLKDGMLRTLPELEEAYPEATATALFGYAALKGVRLGILEHKFEAWGRQTTETLAQHVSEEGIPQSASGGTDCQEKEGYLQVPYTETLYAYGVLFMLYGEAIKLTEESQETADV; encoded by the coding sequence ATGAATACTATGGAACAATCTCAATTACTGGAACGTTTGCTGCATCGCGTAGAGGGCATTGAATCGGACGTATGGCGCCTCAGAATGGATTTCTGGGAGTGGAACTCCGGTGTCTGCCTGTTCGGGATCATCAAGGCGTATGAAGCAACCGGCGAGAAGAAATATCTGTCTTTTCTGAGTGAGTGGTACGACCGGAACGTTGAGCAGCGCAAGACGGGCTCGGTGAATACGGTCATTCCGGCGAACGTAGCCCTGCTCCTGCTGAAGGAAACCGGGGATGCTAAATATGCAGCCATCTGCGAGGAGTATGCCGACTGGTGCCTGAACGTTTCGCTCAAGACGACCAATGGGGGGCTTGCTCACGTATGGAGCGAGGGCGGCCTGGAGGACTACAAAAATCAGCTGTGGATCGATTCCCTGTTTATGGCTGGCCTGTTCATGCTCCGCTATGGTGCCTGGAGCCGGAACGAGAAGCTGCTGGCAGCAGGGAAAGAGCAGTTTGATATTCATATCCGTTCCCAGTTTGATCCGGAGGCGGGGCTGTTCTATCACGGCTATCACTGTCTGGAACAGAAGCCGCTGGGCGAATTCTGGGGCAGAGGCAACGGCTGGGCTGCTGCGAGCCTGATTGAATTGATTGAGAATCAAGGAGTAGACAGCGAGGAAGGCCGCTATGTGGAGGTGTTCCAGCGTCTGATGGAGAAGGGCTATCAGCTTCGCCTGAAGGACGGGATGCTCCGCACCCTGCCGGAACTGGAGGAGGCCTATCCGGAAGCAACTGCAACCGCATTGTTCGGCTACGCTGCGCTGAAGGGCGTCAGACTTGGCATTCTGGAACATAAATTTGAGGCCTGGGGCCGGCAGACCACAGAGACCTTGGCGCAGCATGTGTCGGAAGAAGGAATTCCGCAATCCGCCTCCGGCGGCACCGATTGTCAGGAGAAGGAAGGCTATCTGCAGGTTCCTTACACCGAGACGCTGTATGCGTACGGAGTCCTGTTCATGCTGTATGGAGAGGCGATCAAGCTGACGGAAGAATCCCAGGAGACTGCCGATGTTTGA